In Conger conger chromosome 12, fConCon1.1, whole genome shotgun sequence, one DNA window encodes the following:
- the mrps2 gene encoding 28S ribosomal protein S2, mitochondrial, giving the protein MASGHLAKALRLGSHRFFSVTHFGFQSRWYGTAIVAQTHHVQNDRKAPDDKILTLPLKHPDYFHLSELFSLKDLFQAKVHLGHKRGCRSRLMEPYLFGCRLEQDIIDLDTTMKHLQQALNFTAHVAYRGGVILFVSRRRQFSHLIENTARECGEYAHTRFWQGGLLTNAHVQYGPGVRLPDLMIFLNTLNNVFQQHVAIRDAAKMNIPTVGVLDSDCNPSLVTYPVPGNDDTPSSMELYCKLFKMTINRAKEKRKQMELLHGVTRPASQEHGAPAKTHSVAPHSLPAPPLAT; this is encoded by the exons ATGGCATCAGGACATCTTGCTAAAg CCTTACGGCTTGGCAGCCATAGATTCTTCTCGGTCACACACTTTGGCTTCCAGAGCCGTTGGTATGGGACTGCAATTGTCGCACAAACTCATCACGTACAGAATGACCGCAAAG CTCCAGACGACAAGATTCTCACCCTGCCCCTGAAGCACCCTGACTACTTCCACTTGTCAGAACTTTTCTCCCTAAAGGACCTATTTCAAGCTAAGGTTCACCTTGGCCACAAAAGAGGCTGCAGATCTAG GTTGATGGAGCCTTACCTGTTCGGTTGTCGGCTGGAGCAGGACATTATTGACCTAGATACAACAATGAAGCACCTGCAGCAAGCACTGAACTTCACTGCCCACGTGGCGTACCGAGGCGGGGTGATCCTATTTGTCAGCCGGCGCAGGCAGTTCAGCCACCTGATAGAGAACACTGCCCGGGAATGTGGGGAGTACGCCCATACGCGCTTCTGGCAAGGCGGCCTGCTCACCAACGCGCACGTTCAGTACGGTCCAGGCGTCCGTCTCCCTGACCTCATGATCTTCCTCAACACCCTCAATAATGTGTTCCAGCAGCACGTGGCCATCCGCGATGCTGCAAAGATGAACATCCCCACGGTGGGTGTGCTGGACTCGGACTGCAACCCCAGCCTGGTCACTTACCCGGTCCCCGGCAACGACGACACGCCCTCCTCCATGGAGCTCTACTGCAAGCTGTTCAAGATGACCATTAACCGTGCCAAGGAGAAGAGGAAGCAGATGGAGTTGTTGCATGGCGTCACCAGACCTGCCTCACAAGAACACGGGGCTCCTGCGAAGACCCACTCGGTCGCCCCTCACtcactccccgccccccccttagCGACTTGA
- the dipk1b gene encoding divergent protein kinase domain 1B has product MTRSLRRLVHLVLFCPLSKGLQSRLPAIKVKYLFLAWLGILVGSWVIYMHYSTYSELCRGHVCHMVICDHYRRGIISGSSCKSLCEQNTLTLQSCMSTSPTHQVYGGVWKEKPVIIKCGIEETLRGDGSPDSVLRQEMTLFDKPTRGTSMDEFREMLHNFLKSNLGEQPSLGTLVGRIITLADVNQDGKVSLAEAKSVWALLQVNEFLLMVALQEKEHTPKLLGFCGDLYVTERVGHSSLYRLEVPRYLQPLVPTALSTSLNQWLAPAWPRRARITIGLLEFVEEVFHGSYGSFFMCDASPRHVGYNGKYDCKMADLRSVASEMAVRGFLKGRRCETNIDCTYGKDCTATCDKLVKQCNTEVVQPNLAKVCQLLQEYLLFGAPPDLRQDLEKQLRTCVTLSGLASQMEVHHSLVLNNLKTLLWKTISNTKYS; this is encoded by the exons ATGACGAGGAGTTTAAGAAGACTCGTGCATTTAGTGTTGTTTTGCCCATTGTCGAAAGGCTTACAG AGTCGTCTCCCAGCCATCAAGGTGAAGTACCTATTCCTGGCGTGGCTGGGTATCCTCGTGGGAAGCTGGGTGATTTACATGCATTACTCAACCTACTCCGAGCTCTGCCGTGGACATGTCTGTCACATGGTCATA TGTGACCACTACAGGAGGGGAATCATTTCTGGCTCATCCTGCAAGTCCCTGTGTGAGCAGAACACCCTGACACTGCAGAGCTGCATGTCCACCTCCCCCACCCATCAG GTGTATGGTGGAGTCTGGAAGGAGAAGCCAGTGATTATAAAGTGTGGTATTGAGGAGACACTTAGGGGTGATGGGAGTCCGGACTCTGTGCTCCGACAAGAGATGACACTCTTTGATAAACCAACCCGGGGCACGTCCATGGATGAGTTCCGAGAAATGCTTCACAATTTCCTCAAG TCAAATCTGGGGGAGCAGCCCTCACTGGGAACGCTGGTGGGACGCATCATCACCCTGGCTGATGTCAACCAGGACGGGAAGGTGTCTCTGGCGGAGGCCAAGTCGGTGTGGGCCCTGCTCCAGGTCAACGAATTTCTCCTAATGGTGGCACTGCAAGAGAAGGAGCACACACCGAAGCTACTGGGCTTCTGTGGCGACCTGTACGTCACAGAGCGTGTGGGCCACAGCTCCCTCTACAGGCTGGAGGTTCCGCGGTACCTGCAGCCGCTGGTCCCCACCGCCCTCAGCACCAGCTTGAACCAGTGGCTGGCGCCGGCCTGGCCCCGGCGCGCCCGCATCACCATCGGCCTCCTGGAGTTCGTGGAGGAGGTGTTCCACGGCTCCTACGGCAGCTTCTTCATGTGCGACGCCAGCCCGCGCCACGTGGGCTACAACGGCAAGTACGACTGCAAGATGGCCGACCTGCGCAGCGTGGCCTCGGAGATGGCGGTGCGGGGTTTCCTGAAGGGCCGGCGCTGCGAGACCAACATCGACTGCACCTACGGCAAGGACTGCACGGCCACCTGCGACAAACTGGTGAAGCAGTGCAACACCGAGGTGGTGCAGCCCAACCTCGCCAAGGTAtgccagctcctccaggagTACCTGCTCTTCGGGGCCCCGCCCGACCTGCGGCAGGACCTGGAAAAGCAGCTACGCACCTGCGTGACGCTCAGCGGTCTCGCCAGCCAGATGGAAGTGCACCACTCCCTTGTCCTCAATAACCTCAAGACCCTTCTGTGGAAGACGATCTCCAACACAAAATACTCCTGA